GCATCAGTCTCCTGGGTCGCGTCGTCACACATCGAGCCCGTAAAGGTCCCGCGGGTTGTCGAACAAGAGCTGCCCGGCCAGTTCGAGGGCCTGCTTCTCGGTCATGAGGCCGTCATCGATGCGCCCCGCAAGGACCCGCGCGATGTCCTCTTTCGCCATGAGCAGGTGTCCGTACACTTTCTCGACCGGGCGGTGATAGTCGCCGCCGAAGCCCATGATCTTGTGAACGGGGACCATGTCCAGCCATTCATCCAGCAGGGACACGGTCATGCGCTGGGAGATGATGTGGCACCAGCACAGGTTCAGGTAGGCGTTTGGGAAGTCCTTGCCGATCACCCCCAGGTCCCGCGGCCACGGGATGCCGGCATGGTAGATGTCGAACTTCGTCTTCCGGTGCTTCATCAGGATGGGGATGAGATTCCGCGGGTGGTTCTCGTAGAAGTTGTTCCAGTTGTCCCAGATGATCCCGCAATGCACCGCGACCACGAGGCCCAGGTCGCCGGCCATGCGCAGCGCCTCCTGATGCAGGAACCAGTGGAGGACGAAGTAATCCTGATCCGCTCCGGACATGAGCGCGGAGAAAGCGCGCTCCGCGTCGGTGTGATTCGGGTCGCCCAGATGGGTCGAGACCATCTTGACCCCGACCACCCCTTGCGCCTTCCACTGCTCAAGGGCTGCGCGCATGGCGTCGAGGTAGCTGGCAAGATCCTTCACCTGGACCCCGTGGGTTTCGCCAAAGGACACGGCGCTCTCCCGGTCCCGCAGTCCCGTGAGGAACCCGACGGGCAGCAGGGGAGCGAGCATCCCGCTGTCGTCGTCAGGGACCGCGCCGATCTGCGTCAGGCAGATGCGGATATTGCAGCGGTCCCGCAGGATTCGCTTGTAGATGCCGGCGGTATTGGCTGCGCGCATCCGCTCTGAGAGCAGGCGGTAGGTGTGGCGGGAGATGTCGTCGCAGCCATAGAACTCCCGCGCGGCGATAAGAGCCGGGCGGGAGTAGCTTCCGAAGCGGATGCTGTGCCAGTAGGGCTCGAACATCTCCCATTTCGCGTCCAGATCCGTTTCGGGGGCCTGGAAGCGGCTGTAGTCCTCCGGCGTCATTCCCGCGGACTTCAGATCGGTCTGGGTGTAGTGAGAGAACAATGTGGCGAAGTCCACGGGGGACTCGACCCGGGCCTTCTCCGGAGGCAGGTGTTCGTGGGCATCCACCACCGGCAGGTCTTCCATGGCCTGCACCAGCGCAGCCTGCGTCTCTCGCACCGCCATCGGTAGCCCTCCCAACTCTGCTCACGGCGATGACCGGAGCAGTCAGTCCGGCTTGGCCGGCAGGCGCACAAGCAGCCACCGCGGCCCCGGGGAAACTGATTCTATGGTTCGTCGGATCGGCACGAGACTCCTGCCGCCGCGCGTCCGGTGGCAGTTGCAGGCCACACTCGCCGCGGGTGCATCACGGTCTTGTGGGTACTTGCGCGTCATCTGACCGCTGGTCCGAGCCTATCTGGCTCCACCGAACGGGACCGCGGTCCCACGGCCCGCGAAGCGGGCGGCAGCGTATGGCCGGGGGCTATGGGCGGATGGCTCCGGCAGAGCGGGCACCGGACGTGGGCCACACACGAGGCCGTCACGCATGCCATAAGACCGATGGTCCCTGATACTCGTCGCCAATTGCTTGACTATCGCCGCCCGGATTGCGCTATACTGGCTTCGGTCGGCTTCACGGGAAGAAAGACGCCGGCCCAGGGAGGATGTTCGCGCCTCCGTGGCCAATAGTGTACTTCGTGGCGCGTCTCTCTCGTTCCCGCGGGGCGGGCAGCGAACCGGGAACCGGGGGCCAGCGTCTACGAACGCATATAGTATAACGCTGTGGTCGGTGCGCTTCAAAGCCACGCCCCTCGAAACAGCGAAAGGAGAGATGAACGCGCTATGCGTGCGTCCGTCACTGTTCTGGCAGCGCTGTGCCTCGTCGCAACGGCGCTAGCGCAGATGGGCCCCGAAATGGGCATGATGGGCATGGGCTTCGCTCCGGCGAAGGTCATCGATGTGGCTCCCGTATTCAGTGCCGACGGAGCCAACATCATGTTCAGCCGCGTCCACGCGAGCCTCACCGGCAATGAATGGACTGTGTCCCCTGTGCAGGGCGGCATGGGGATGATGGGTGGCGAGATGGGCATGATGGGCGGAATGCCCGGGATGATGGGCCCCGAAATGGGCGGGATGCCAGGGGGAATGCCCGGGATGGGCATGGGTAGCGCGCCCGACTTCAGCAAGGAAGGCATCTTCCGGGTCGCGACCCGGGGCGGAGAGGCGGCGTCCGTTGTCGGGGGCCGCGCTCTGATTCAGGATGCCGCTGCCGGCCAGCTGTGCTATGTCTTCCAGGGCACCGGCGCACAGAGCTACCGGCAGTGGGGAATCTACGGCATGAAGTTCGGTGGCGCCGACAATGACCGCTGGTACCCCGCAATCATGCCCTGGATCCGCCTTTCGCCAAAGGGCGACCTGTTCGCGATCCCCTACGACCAGGGCAAAGCGGTTGTGTTTTTCCCCGCCCAGCCAAACACCACGCAGAATGCCGGCTTCTGTCCTGTCGAAGATCGCAAGAACCCGGTGAACTGGTTGGCCTCGGGAGACGGCATCTGGCTGGTGCAGCAAGAGAACAAGCAGGGACAGGGCGGCATGATGCCGGGGATGGGTATGATGGGCCCCGGAATGGGCA
Above is a window of Armatimonadota bacterium DNA encoding:
- a CDS encoding amidohydrolase family protein, whose amino-acid sequence is MAVRETQAALVQAMEDLPVVDAHEHLPPEKARVESPVDFATLFSHYTQTDLKSAGMTPEDYSRFQAPETDLDAKWEMFEPYWHSIRFGSYSRPALIAAREFYGCDDISRHTYRLLSERMRAANTAGIYKRILRDRCNIRICLTQIGAVPDDDSGMLAPLLPVGFLTGLRDRESAVSFGETHGVQVKDLASYLDAMRAALEQWKAQGVVGVKMVSTHLGDPNHTDAERAFSALMSGADQDYFVLHWFLHQEALRMAGDLGLVVAVHCGIIWDNWNNFYENHPRNLIPILMKHRKTKFDIYHAGIPWPRDLGVIGKDFPNAYLNLCWCHIISQRMTVSLLDEWLDMVPVHKIMGFGGDYHRPVEKVYGHLLMAKEDIARVLAGRIDDGLMTEKQALELAGQLLFDNPRDLYGLDV